GACGGGTCCAATAATCTGGGTGACGGTTCCTTCGTTCACTCTCAGCTCCTTTGTGGTCGAGGGCGCGCCGCCGGGAACAGGGGCCGCCCACACCATCCACTAGCTCAGCGCATCCGCTCCGCTGATGACTTCCAGAATTTCCTTCGTAATCGTCGCCTGGCGCACGCGGTTCATCTCGAGCGTCAGAGTTTCTATCATCTCATCTGCGTTGCGTGTGGCGTTGTCCATCGCCGTCATGCGCGATCCGAACTCGCTCGCCTCGGCATCCAGCAGGGACCGGTAAATCTGGACCGTGATGTGCCGGGGAAGAATGTCCGTCAGAACGCCCACCATGGAAGGCTCGTATATGAAGTCGGTCACGACGGGATCGCCCGCCGCGTCCACGGCGTCCGGAACGGCGGGGGCCAACGGAAGCAGGCGGAAAAGATTCGGTCTCTGGCTCACGATCGACTTGAATTCCGTCGTCAGAACGTGGATCTCCTCCGTCTCCCCCGAAAGAAAGGCTTCCGTCAGAATCTCGGAGATCTCCTCGGCGAGCGAAAAGCCTATCTTGCCGTAGACTTCCGTGATCTCTTTTTTGAATTTGTAGCCGCGGCGCGCAAAAAAATCTCGTCCCTTCCGGCCCACAACCACGATTTCCGTATCTTTTCCCGCCTCTTCGCGCTTGCGCAAAAACTGAAGCGCCAGCCGGG
The DNA window shown above is from bacterium and carries:
- the atpG gene encoding ATP synthase F1 subunit gamma yields the protein MASLRDYKSRIRSVKNTQQITRAMKLVAASKVRRSQERIENARPYSEKMTELVNSLSLRVEGIPHPLLQDTMKDEKAILLVITSDKGLCGGYNANITRLALQFLRKREEAGKDTEIVVVGRKGRDFFARRGYKFKKEITEVYGKIGFSLAEEISEILTEAFLSGETEEIHVLTTEFKSIVSQRPNLFRLLPLAPAVPDAVDAAGDPVVTDFIYEPSMVGVLTDILPRHITVQIYRSLLDAEASEFGSRMTAMDNATRNADEMIETLTLEMNRVRQATITKEILEVISGADALS